Genomic DNA from Mobula birostris isolate sMobBir1 chromosome 18, sMobBir1.hap1, whole genome shotgun sequence:
TTAAAGTGGCAGGTAACAGGAAGTTCAGTGTTACCCCTCCTGACCCTTGCAGATGCTTTACAAAATGGTGACCCAGCTAGTATTTGATTTCTATAAAAGAGGCTACAATGTAGACCCCAGATTAATTTTTTTGTTAtagtttagagatacaacatggtaacaggccctaccAACTCAACTAGCCCATTCCACCcacgtgatcaattaacctacaaacccgtatgtctttgggatgtgagaggaaactgaaacactcggaggaaacccacatggtcacaggcagaacatacaaactcacagacagcagcaggacttGAACTCAGGATGCTGGCACTGCAGAGTGTTATGCTCActgttacactaccatgccacagtAGATTAGAGTGGAAATGCAAGCAAACGGCTCTTCACCTACATCACTGAATAGTGAGATGGGAAGAGTGTGAAAGAACAAATAACTTTTCCTGGTGTTTCAAGGGAAAGTGCCATGAGAGAGATAACTGCCAGGTCTGCATTGACAACAGCTCTGATTATTGGCAGTAAAATAAAGACTTCACCCCAAGTGCAGTTAACGCCTTTAGGAATTCTGCCTTAATGCCATACAGTAGTACAGATTGGGACAGGGCGCAGCAAGCAACATTAGCACTGTTGTGGCTATCAATCTAGTAGACAACACTATTAAAGTGGGTAAACTAGACCTCTCACCCACTTATTAACACTCTACAATCTTTTAATCTCATCTGTGCAAAATAAACAACACCAAGTGAAATGCTGTTGTACTGACCTTCACTGCTTCTAGAATACGGATTGCACTAGCTAGATCATTTAATCTACGGCATGCTCTCAGGGCTGCGTCAAGAATTTTAGGTTCGGGTACCAGATCGTATCCAATGAGGGTGTTCATTCCTGAAAATAAAATAGATATTCCTTAGTGATTTATCAGTATAACTTGTCTTTGTAAGGCAGGTTTTCAGTTATCGTACATGTAATACAATGTCAGCATAGAATGAATGGAAAGGAAGGACAAAAGCTGCATATTTAAATTGAAGATTGCTAAATTTAACTTCTGGGTTGTTACCCAAAATACCAGTCTAGGACTGACCGGCAGATAAGCAGAACTTTATTCAAAATTCCTGTGTAAAATTCCCAAGCATGGTCCACAAAGCAACTGGGCATGCATGCCAATTTTGGATTTCTTGCGAAGAAAGCCGAAGCGGATGCAGATCGAAGATACTGTGCATATTACATAAACTGCATCTGGGATCAACAGTCATCTACCCAATTTGGCTAGAAGCAACAATGTACAATTTACATAATGTAGTCATATCTGACCCATTAAATGTCTCATTCGCACTTATCCCAGATCCTCCTACAtggtcacaaccctaatcaggTAAACCTCGTACCCATTTGTAGATAAATGCCCATCATCCACAAGGTACACCCCCCCACCTGCCCTTGATTAGCATTGTTACAATTTGgaaaggtttttaaaaaaaaatggaaaaattgTATAGTAACTAGGAACAGCATTTTGCAACCCTATTTTAACACAGGCATGTGTCATTTCATGGAAGTTAAATGATAATGTCAAGTTGATTAGGTGAGAAAGACAATAGTTCTAAATCCAAAGTGGGAACAATCTCAACTTTCCAAACAGTATTTGCACTGTATCTTGTTGCTATTCATCTCAGCAAACAAGCCCATTACTGCAATTCCAGTTTATCTACCCACTGTggcaaaacagacaaaaatggtGCACAGCATCCAACCCACTTCCACAATTCATTCACAGCTCACTCTTTTCCAATGGATTTTATCCCAGACGAGCCAGTTCTATTATGCAGTTTAACTGCATTTTTTCCATTGAGTAATTTACATTTCTAGGCAAAAGCTGCATCTGTTAAGATTTCCTTATGAAAGAGCCAACAACTTTCTTTTGTTGCCCAAAGAGAACAAAGCTTGTACGTAGTCATGTGGAAATGATAGCTTTTGGAACACAGCACAAAAATATCTCTGTATTGTCTAAATAAAAATTCTCATTGCCAACCTGACAGCCCTTAGGGGGAAAAAAGTTGTGCAGCAATGGATTACGGAGGATTgaaaataacattttaaaatatattcttcTACAGTTACAAAAAGGTTATGAGAAAGATAGAGAAGTGTAAAGATATactggtcaagatggcgcctgcgTACAATGCTCCCTCAGTTGACATCTTCTACATAAACAAAactgtttatttcatttcttttacagCTATTTTCCTTCTTAAATGTGCTTCTGGAACTATTAGAGCCTGTGTTTTACAACTTGGAAATCGAATGAGTGATCCGGGAAGTGAGCGCGAGTTCTAGGTCGAACCctcaaagaaaataaatttccAAGACAGGATGCAGCTGAATTGAGTCCATTTTGGTGATTAAAGGTTCCATTAATTAACGATTAAAGCGACGAGGAAAATCAAAACATCGAGGCAAATACGGAAGGCAAGTGAGGGTTCAGTGCCGATTACTTGCCTCTTGTTTGCTAATGGAGTCCCTTTGCCACTAGAAATGGAGCCTGTGTGGCCTATCGCTGTGCCCAGAGGGTAGGACTCGTGTTTGCGTAATGTCTGTTTCAGTAACATCGGAGGATGTTACCGAggttctgcatttatggattTGGACTATTTCAGTCTTATGTTTTTTTAATATTGTGTTGTAGCCTCTTTTTTTGtgcagaggaaggggagggggtttgggagCTAATGTTCTTGTTGCTTTTTTGTGCAGAGGTggtgggtttgctgtttctctttgaaccaatttccatggttttctttgttttgtggatatTTGGAGAAGATGACTCAGTGtagtatattgtatacatactttgataataaatgaacctttgaacctttttttttaaatgagagtTCAAGTATATTAGGTTGTTCCAACTATGGCATATAATACATTTTTGTTTGGAACAAGTCCTTGTAACAAACTTTTGAGTATACAGAGGTTGTTGCCAGCTATGCAAGCCAAGAGTAAGAAACCacagaacaatacaaaaactcCATTCATTCATTCCTTCACTCACTTTTCCTCAGATTAAAGACTGAGCATTCACATGTGGTTGATTGTTCTTTTACAccatggaaaattgcaaactaCATGTACAAAGAGACTAACTGCAACATACCACATCAGCTTCAAATCATAATGGCAGTATCCAACCAAACACcaaataaatagaaaaataagCTTTTGTCATTCCGAGTTTTGATTTGCTCTAAGTAGGAGATATAGCTTGTAGCCCATGAAATGAACAAGGCATGGTTAAGAATTGTTTAAAGCTATTTGATTGGTAGAGCTACCAAAGTTATTACTCCAACTATAAAATGGGAGATAAGTCATATAACATGTAAATATTGTTTACTTTATAATCATGATTagctttttttctgtatttgcagcTGTCTTCTTTTGACAATCGGATGTGTCTTTTTGTGTAATTTTTTTCTATCAATTCTATTGCATTttatgttctactgtgaatgcctgcaagaatttGAATCTCAAGAGTTAAATGTGTAgatactaatttttttttaaataataaatttattttgaacttcaaaTGTTGGATTAATTGGCTTCTTACCTACTTGTCTCAACCTTCATTGCAATGGTCTGCAATATGTTTGGATGTCATGCTTCAAAACCAATTTCTCAACTTCAAAAGTGACTCAATTCTACTCTGCATTTTAAGTACAAAGACCTGGAGAGTGATTTCATTTGGTATGGGTGGTTTGTTGCACAATGTCTATCATCCAGTTTAAACAGAGCAATGGAAAGGAGATCAAATGAGAATCAGCTCTGATGTAATACGCACATATACAGCCCGACAAACTAACATGCAGCCTGAACAGTGATATATCTAAACAAGCTCTCTCCCACCCTGTCGCCTCCATCCATCTTGGTCTCACCTTCTTTCACACTGCAGGGAGCATCCCCATTAAGAACCTTGGCATGAACACATTGGACTTAAGCAAAACAACAGGAAATTAAATGGGTATCAGAAGAAAACACCCAAACATGAAGAAATAGGGAAGAAAAATGAAGACAACCTCTCCTATCACCTTCACAAGACAATACTGAAGCATGACTTTCTACGAGTAGACCATATACTTTCAATGGGGGCTTAGTATGCATAAATATAATTCATTATAATTATCTTCCAATTTTCTTCAGCTGTCACAAGGAAAGCTGAAATTTCTGATGGCAGTCATGGGCTATCATGAAAAATTCTCCCAGGGTCAGTGGTATTAAGTCCAGCCTCTAAACGATTTCCATTTTACCTTTCCTGAGCTCCCAGTCGTCAATGTCAGGCTTGTTGAAGTATGTCACCCAACGGGCATCGAACTCTTCATCAGTCTCCTGTTTCCCATGTGAATACCATCGTGAAGCAAGTACAGCTGTCAAAGAAACAAAGTCTTAAAAAAACCTTCCTTCAGCTACAAAAAATCCCGACTGAACACATCACCTAGGCCATGTAGCTCTCTCCTCCTCAGTTCAACTGGCAAAGTAATAAAACACACGTCAGAATTCACCCTGCTATATCACAAGGCAGTCATTatttattaaatattgaaagaaacTGGTGAGAAAAGTTCCAGAGAATTTAGTTTCCGTAACTATTATTTACCTATATTGTGCAGTGAAAAATTGGTCACACTGAATAAAATCACCACCTGTATTGGAACCAGTGGCTGAGAAGGATCAGCAGTAGGCTAATAAAATTACAGTTCGTATCACCTGTCAAATAGTTGCATGATCTCAAAAATCAATCTCGATGGGGAAAGAAGTTTCTAAGTTGTTAAAATGCAGGATCATGCTTTAAGTGTATGTTTCAAAGGTGCGATACACCTGGGTTCCAGCCCTGAAGAACACCTTAGTATTTTTCAATTTAAATTGCTCAGTCGTAATTAACCTTCTGCACAAGTCATTGGGGAAAGATGTGAAAAGTCTTTTGCAAATGGATCCTGTTTTCCCAGTATCAAAATGGCGGAGTTCAAAGATTGAGGTACATTAAGCTGGAGGTCAGagatttttctttttaaaaagctGATTTTTAAAATCCCCTTCTGTTTCAGTAAGTTGTTTCTGAGCGTGCACGAGTCAGCATTGGTTAAATGTGACCATAAGTTTTACACTTCACATTGTCATAAGATCAGCGGCAAGCAACAGTATCTAACAATTGAGTGAAGATTAGCACATTACAATCAGCATTGGGCAGCAGCATGCTGTAAAATTACAATCTGGGGAAATGGTAAAAATTAAATATATGCAGTCCCTTGGTTACTAAGCTTCCATACTGAGAACTGATCTTAAGCTGATTTAGCCATCTATTGATAATGCCTAATTTCTAAAGCTACCCATATTGTATTACTTGCTGTAATTCTTTAATGATTAATACTACTCAATTAAACTAGTGGATTACATATGGCATCATACGAAACATTTTATGGTGGGTACTAGCATGCAAAATGCTTCAATAGTGGATGGAAGAATTTGTACGTAGTCAGCTTTTTTACAAGTCAGATCACTCACAACCCTAGATACTCAGTCTGCACAACAGTAAACTAAAAAATCTTCAGTGATTAGGAAAATAGTGATCAAATTCTTGCGTTCATTTTCATATCTATATCAATACAACCTGGCTGGCCACCAGTTTAATCTgatctgttgggggtgggggggaagaattAGGGGTGCAATAATAAAATAGAACCAATTAAGTACCAACTTGGCATTCATGCTTTCAGTGAAAGAACTTAATTTTCTGATTCAGagcttttatataaaaaaaagcggAAGTGTGACCTTTGAAATGAATTATAAAAGTAGATCAATgcctttttaaacatttttaatcCATTTATACAAACTTGATCCATTTAATACAAGGTGTTCCATTTTGCAATAAGGAAACATTAATCATTGACAGAGCCAAGCCCAAGAAGTTTCCCAGAACTAAAAATTTCAACCCTCAACTTCCTTAAACGTATCAAGTGACAGCTGAAGAGCTCACCACAGAACAAACCTCTACGTGTTACCAATTCAAAGGGGTAAATGATTTGCCAATTAATATTTTGCAGGAAGCTGAGAGAAATCATGTATAAAAACAAAACTATTCAACTAGTGTTTCACAACTTGTACACAGCCATTGTGGGCCAAGCATATGGATACCAGAAATTTAAAAATTTCTACTTGGGATTGTTAAGAGTATGAGGAACAGCCATTAAACTTAACTGTTGATCCAATTTCATTAACTGTGTATCAATTTTCTTTTAACGTATTATAATGATTATATAGCAAAGTCTAGAGCTGAACAAAACAAAATGTCCAGGTCATAAGTTCTGGTGATAATATTCCATAGCATTCAATCTGACCAATTTGTCTAAATGTTCTGAGAATGCTATCTCCCTTTGAGTTACACTAGAATGCTAAAATAACAACTGCTTGTGTG
This window encodes:
- the LOC140212131 gene encoding cytochrome c oxidase subunit 5A, mitochondrial-like → MFRAALRCSGSGLSAWRRAALAPRRPVGQVEAVQPAAVLASRWYSHGKQETDEEFDARWVTYFNKPDIDDWELRKGMNTLIGYDLVPEPKILDAALRACRRLNDLASAIRILEAVKDKAGPHKEIYPYVIQELRPTLTELGIPTPEEIGIDKL